The following coding sequences are from one Nicotiana tomentosiformis chromosome 3, ASM39032v3, whole genome shotgun sequence window:
- the LOC104101520 gene encoding uncharacterized protein isoform X1: protein MEKLKSAVPEALKQEIWKSTPTELPSTCSSLLDFFHHLPQFHQMVKDLTDPAMALCCKDQSAALEAKLKGNECFSKGDYPNALLSYSQALRLAPVDIDDMEKNPLAVLYVNRASALQKMGLLLECLRDCSRALRLSPHYAKAWFRRGKANISLGKFEDAIRDLNISLKAEISSSGKRQIEAELNIALDKHKGMGSSGKKPNQNISEVPDEPDQVKLQCLFKTTKGRGMFCVDGVSEASLVHKEDPYAADYLVFIMLSLMQIILKKCRETHCHFCFNELPADAISCLSCSIPLYCSDQCQLQAGGQKIDRSFRSFKGLEGLPNDLQNYISDVLAGNSTLETGHIAEHRHECLGFHWPLILPSEVVLAGRILVKVIEQKKHASVVSKLIGILDLSHNYPHLSPESKLEMHIYSIILVHCLQHFYTTELPISGIVISKLVILLSQIQVNSMAIVRMQAPEVRGSVYEPGNALTSSLEQVKVGQVVYVAGSLFNHSCRPNIHAYFLSRTLYLQATEYILAGSELELSYGPQVGQWDFKDRQQLLEDRYSFTCQCTGCSELNVSDLVINAYRCTKPNCLGVILDSTIARYEKQKLKLLLDAPAVYSSSPHKQIDRLKGANINEVARRIFVSDYELEPQHCLVCGSYRDLEASCAATSQVESFCKRLQDAIASNEVPNNILQDALRCTDLLRTILHPYNKRIAEVEDNLAQAFCLVGELQAALDHCKASIQILEKLYDPNHIAIGNELIKFASLQILVGDSAASDSMSRITAIFSRYYGSHADDTYPFLRHLKASQDVDKRFTFHPVVSSKN, encoded by the exons ATGGAGAAGCTGAAATCAGCAGTTCCAGAGGCCCTTAAGCAAGAAATATGGAAGAGCACACCCACTGAGCTTCCATCAACATGCTCTTCCCTCCTTGATTTCTTCCATCACTTGCCACAATTTCACCAA ATGGTTAAGGACTTGACGGACCCTGCTATGGCTCTATGTTGCAAGGATCAAAGTGCTGCTTTGGAAGCAAAGCTTAAGGGCAATGAATGCTTCTCCAAAGGAGATTATCCTAATGCATTGCTATCCTATTCCCAG GCATTGCGTCTTGCTCCAGTAGATATTGATGATATGGAGAAAAATCCGTTAGCAGTACTGTATGTAAACCGCGCCTCTGCTTTGCAG AAAATGGGTTTACTTCTGGAGTGTTTGCGAGATTGCAGCAGGGCCCTTAGACTATCTCCACACTATGCAAAG GCATGGTTCCGGAGAGGTAAAGCAAATATTTCCTTGGGGAAGTTTGAGGATGCAATTCGAGATCTGAACATCTCATTAAAGGCAGAAATCTCTTCAAGTGGAAAAAGACAGATTGAAGCAGAACTAAACATTGCACTAGACAAACACAAGGGAATGGGGAGCTCAGGGAAGAAACCCAATCAAAATATTTCAGAAGTTCCTG ATGAGCCAGACCAAGTAAAACTTCAGTGTTTGTTTAAGACAACCAAGGGGAGAGGAATGTTTTGTGTGGATGGCGTTTCTGAAGCCTCCTTAGTTCATAAAGAAGATCCTTATGCTGCG GATTATTTGGTGTTTATCATGCTGAGTTTAATGCAGATTATCTTGAAGAAATGTCGGGAGACTCACTGCCATTTTTGCTTCAATGAACTGCCGGCAGATGCCATTTCATGTTTGTCATGTTCTATACCATTATACTGCAGTGACCAGTGTCAATTACAAGCTGGCGGGCAAAAGATTGATAGGAGTTTTCGAAGTTTTAAGGGTCTTGAGGGCTTACCAAATGATCTGCAGAACTATATTTCAGATGTTCTGGCAGGCAACTCAACTCTAGAGACTGGGCATATTGCTGAGCACAGGCATGAATGTCTAGGTTTTCATTGGCCTTTGATATTACCGTCAGAAGTAGTTTTGGCTGGTAGAATCCTTGTGAAAGTCATTGAGCAAAAGAAACATGCAAGTGTTGTTTCTAAACTTATCGGGATCCTG GATCTTTCTCACAATTATCCACATCTCTCTCCAGAAAGCAAATTAGAGATGCATATCTACTCAATCATTCTAGTGCACTGTCTTCAGCATTTTTATACAACTGAACTGCCCATTAGTGGGATAGTGATTTCAAAG CTAGTTATTCTTCTTTCTCAAATCCAAGTAAATTCCATGGCAATTGTTCGTATGCAAGCTCCTGAGGTGAGAGGGTCGGTATACGAGCCTGGGAATGCTTTAACCAGTAGTTTAGAACAA GTTAAAGTGGGTCAAGTTGTTTATGTAGCTGGTAGTTTGTTTAACCACTCTTGCCGGCCAAACATCCACGCGTATTTTCTTTCACGCACCCTCTATCTACAAGCCACAGAATACATCTTAGCTGGCTCTGAGCTGGAGCTATCTTATGGCCCCCAG GTGGGGCAGTGGGACTTCAAAGACCGTCAACAGCTCTTGGAAGACCGCTACTCATTCACTTGTCAGTGTACTGGTTGCTCAGAGTTGAATGTTTCTGACCTTGTCATCAATGCTTATAGGTGCACTAAACCAAATTGTTTAGGAGTGATCCTGGATAGTACTATTGCTAGATATGAGAAACAAAAATTGAAGCTCCTCCTTGATGCCCCTGCAGTTTACAGTTCCAGCCCGCATAAGCAG ATTGACAGGCTCAAAGGTGCTAATATTAATGAAGTGGCTCGCCGTATTTTTGTATCTGATTATGAGTTGGAACCTCAACATTGCTTGGTTTGTGGATCATATAGAGATCTGGAAGCTTCATGTGCTGCAACTAGTCAAGTTGAGAGTTTTTGTAAGAG ATTGCAAGATGCAATAGCTTCAAATGAAGTCCCAAACAATATTCTTCAAGATGCTTTGAGGTGTACAGATCTTCTCAGAACAATATTGCATCCGTATAACAAGAGAATTGCAGAG GTGGAGGACAATCTTGCTCAGGCATTCTGTTTGGTGGGAGAACTACAAGCTGCACTTGATCACTGTAAAGCATCTATTCAG ATCTTGGAAAAACTCTATGATCCCAACCACATTGCCATTGGAAACGAATTGATCAAGTTTGCTTCCCTTCAGATATTGGTGGGTGATTCTGCTGCTTCCGATAGCATGAGTAGAATTACTGCAATATTTTCGCGATATTATGGGTCGCATGCAGATGACACATATCCATTTTTGCGACATCTTAAAGCTAGCCAAGATGTTGATAAGAGGTTCACATTTCACCCCGTTGTAAGCTCAAAGAACTAA
- the LOC104101520 gene encoding uncharacterized protein isoform X3: MEKLKSAVPEALKQEIWKSTPTELPSTCSSLLDFFHHLPQFHQMVKDLTDPAMALCCKDQSAALEAKLKGNECFSKGDYPNALLSYSQALRLAPVDIDDMEKNPLAVLYVNRASALQKMGLLLECLRDCSRALRLSPHYAKAWFRRGKANISLGKFEDAIRDLNISLKAEISSSGKRQIEAELNIALDKHKGMGSSGKKPNQNISEVPDEPDQVKLQCLFKTTKGRGMFCVDGVSEASLVHKEDPYAADYLVFIMLSLMQIILKKCRETHCHFCFNELPADAISCLSCSIPLYCSDQCQLQAGGQKIDRSFRSFKGLEGLPNDLQNYISDVLAGNSTLETGHIAEHRHECLGFHWPLILPSEVVLAGRILVKVIEQKKHASVVSKLIGILLVILLSQIQVNSMAIVRMQAPEVRGSVYEPGNALTSSLEQVKVGQVVYVAGSLFNHSCRPNIHAYFLSRTLYLQATEYILAGSELELSYGPQVGQWDFKDRQQLLEDRYSFTCQCTGCSELNVSDLVINAYRCTKPNCLGVILDSTIARYEKQKLKLLLDAPAVYSSSPHKQIDRLKGANINEVARRIFVSDYELEPQHCLVCGSYRDLEASCAATSQVESFCKRLQDAIASNEVPNNILQDALRCTDLLRTILHPYNKRIAEVEDNLAQAFCLVGELQAALDHCKASIQILEKLYDPNHIAIGNELIKFASLQILVGDSAASDSMSRITAIFSRYYGSHADDTYPFLRHLKASQDVDKRFTFHPVVSSKN, translated from the exons ATGGAGAAGCTGAAATCAGCAGTTCCAGAGGCCCTTAAGCAAGAAATATGGAAGAGCACACCCACTGAGCTTCCATCAACATGCTCTTCCCTCCTTGATTTCTTCCATCACTTGCCACAATTTCACCAA ATGGTTAAGGACTTGACGGACCCTGCTATGGCTCTATGTTGCAAGGATCAAAGTGCTGCTTTGGAAGCAAAGCTTAAGGGCAATGAATGCTTCTCCAAAGGAGATTATCCTAATGCATTGCTATCCTATTCCCAG GCATTGCGTCTTGCTCCAGTAGATATTGATGATATGGAGAAAAATCCGTTAGCAGTACTGTATGTAAACCGCGCCTCTGCTTTGCAG AAAATGGGTTTACTTCTGGAGTGTTTGCGAGATTGCAGCAGGGCCCTTAGACTATCTCCACACTATGCAAAG GCATGGTTCCGGAGAGGTAAAGCAAATATTTCCTTGGGGAAGTTTGAGGATGCAATTCGAGATCTGAACATCTCATTAAAGGCAGAAATCTCTTCAAGTGGAAAAAGACAGATTGAAGCAGAACTAAACATTGCACTAGACAAACACAAGGGAATGGGGAGCTCAGGGAAGAAACCCAATCAAAATATTTCAGAAGTTCCTG ATGAGCCAGACCAAGTAAAACTTCAGTGTTTGTTTAAGACAACCAAGGGGAGAGGAATGTTTTGTGTGGATGGCGTTTCTGAAGCCTCCTTAGTTCATAAAGAAGATCCTTATGCTGCG GATTATTTGGTGTTTATCATGCTGAGTTTAATGCAGATTATCTTGAAGAAATGTCGGGAGACTCACTGCCATTTTTGCTTCAATGAACTGCCGGCAGATGCCATTTCATGTTTGTCATGTTCTATACCATTATACTGCAGTGACCAGTGTCAATTACAAGCTGGCGGGCAAAAGATTGATAGGAGTTTTCGAAGTTTTAAGGGTCTTGAGGGCTTACCAAATGATCTGCAGAACTATATTTCAGATGTTCTGGCAGGCAACTCAACTCTAGAGACTGGGCATATTGCTGAGCACAGGCATGAATGTCTAGGTTTTCATTGGCCTTTGATATTACCGTCAGAAGTAGTTTTGGCTGGTAGAATCCTTGTGAAAGTCATTGAGCAAAAGAAACATGCAAGTGTTGTTTCTAAACTTATCGGGATCCTG CTAGTTATTCTTCTTTCTCAAATCCAAGTAAATTCCATGGCAATTGTTCGTATGCAAGCTCCTGAGGTGAGAGGGTCGGTATACGAGCCTGGGAATGCTTTAACCAGTAGTTTAGAACAA GTTAAAGTGGGTCAAGTTGTTTATGTAGCTGGTAGTTTGTTTAACCACTCTTGCCGGCCAAACATCCACGCGTATTTTCTTTCACGCACCCTCTATCTACAAGCCACAGAATACATCTTAGCTGGCTCTGAGCTGGAGCTATCTTATGGCCCCCAG GTGGGGCAGTGGGACTTCAAAGACCGTCAACAGCTCTTGGAAGACCGCTACTCATTCACTTGTCAGTGTACTGGTTGCTCAGAGTTGAATGTTTCTGACCTTGTCATCAATGCTTATAGGTGCACTAAACCAAATTGTTTAGGAGTGATCCTGGATAGTACTATTGCTAGATATGAGAAACAAAAATTGAAGCTCCTCCTTGATGCCCCTGCAGTTTACAGTTCCAGCCCGCATAAGCAG ATTGACAGGCTCAAAGGTGCTAATATTAATGAAGTGGCTCGCCGTATTTTTGTATCTGATTATGAGTTGGAACCTCAACATTGCTTGGTTTGTGGATCATATAGAGATCTGGAAGCTTCATGTGCTGCAACTAGTCAAGTTGAGAGTTTTTGTAAGAG ATTGCAAGATGCAATAGCTTCAAATGAAGTCCCAAACAATATTCTTCAAGATGCTTTGAGGTGTACAGATCTTCTCAGAACAATATTGCATCCGTATAACAAGAGAATTGCAGAG GTGGAGGACAATCTTGCTCAGGCATTCTGTTTGGTGGGAGAACTACAAGCTGCACTTGATCACTGTAAAGCATCTATTCAG ATCTTGGAAAAACTCTATGATCCCAACCACATTGCCATTGGAAACGAATTGATCAAGTTTGCTTCCCTTCAGATATTGGTGGGTGATTCTGCTGCTTCCGATAGCATGAGTAGAATTACTGCAATATTTTCGCGATATTATGGGTCGCATGCAGATGACACATATCCATTTTTGCGACATCTTAAAGCTAGCCAAGATGTTGATAAGAGGTTCACATTTCACCCCGTTGTAAGCTCAAAGAACTAA
- the LOC104101520 gene encoding uncharacterized protein isoform X4 gives MEKLKSAVPEALKQEIWKSTPTELPSTCSSLLDFFHHLPQFHQMVKDLTDPAMALCCKDQSAALEAKLKGNECFSKGDYPNALLSYSQALRLAPVDIDDMEKNPLAVLYVNRASALQKMGLLLECLRDCSRALRLSPHYAKAWFRRGKANISLGKFEDAIRDLNISLKAEISSSGKRQIEAELNIALDKHKGMGSSGKKPNQNISEVPDEPDQVKLQCLFKTTKGRGMFCVDGVSEASLVHKEDPYAADLSHNYPHLSPESKLEMHIYSIILVHCLQHFYTTELPISGIVISKLVILLSQIQVNSMAIVRMQAPEVRGSVYEPGNALTSSLEQVKVGQVVYVAGSLFNHSCRPNIHAYFLSRTLYLQATEYILAGSELELSYGPQVGQWDFKDRQQLLEDRYSFTCQCTGCSELNVSDLVINAYRCTKPNCLGVILDSTIARYEKQKLKLLLDAPAVYSSSPHKQIDRLKGANINEVARRIFVSDYELEPQHCLVCGSYRDLEASCAATSQVESFCKRLQDAIASNEVPNNILQDALRCTDLLRTILHPYNKRIAEVEDNLAQAFCLVGELQAALDHCKASIQILEKLYDPNHIAIGNELIKFASLQILVGDSAASDSMSRITAIFSRYYGSHADDTYPFLRHLKASQDVDKRFTFHPVVSSKN, from the exons ATGGAGAAGCTGAAATCAGCAGTTCCAGAGGCCCTTAAGCAAGAAATATGGAAGAGCACACCCACTGAGCTTCCATCAACATGCTCTTCCCTCCTTGATTTCTTCCATCACTTGCCACAATTTCACCAA ATGGTTAAGGACTTGACGGACCCTGCTATGGCTCTATGTTGCAAGGATCAAAGTGCTGCTTTGGAAGCAAAGCTTAAGGGCAATGAATGCTTCTCCAAAGGAGATTATCCTAATGCATTGCTATCCTATTCCCAG GCATTGCGTCTTGCTCCAGTAGATATTGATGATATGGAGAAAAATCCGTTAGCAGTACTGTATGTAAACCGCGCCTCTGCTTTGCAG AAAATGGGTTTACTTCTGGAGTGTTTGCGAGATTGCAGCAGGGCCCTTAGACTATCTCCACACTATGCAAAG GCATGGTTCCGGAGAGGTAAAGCAAATATTTCCTTGGGGAAGTTTGAGGATGCAATTCGAGATCTGAACATCTCATTAAAGGCAGAAATCTCTTCAAGTGGAAAAAGACAGATTGAAGCAGAACTAAACATTGCACTAGACAAACACAAGGGAATGGGGAGCTCAGGGAAGAAACCCAATCAAAATATTTCAGAAGTTCCTG ATGAGCCAGACCAAGTAAAACTTCAGTGTTTGTTTAAGACAACCAAGGGGAGAGGAATGTTTTGTGTGGATGGCGTTTCTGAAGCCTCCTTAGTTCATAAAGAAGATCCTTATGCTGCG GATCTTTCTCACAATTATCCACATCTCTCTCCAGAAAGCAAATTAGAGATGCATATCTACTCAATCATTCTAGTGCACTGTCTTCAGCATTTTTATACAACTGAACTGCCCATTAGTGGGATAGTGATTTCAAAG CTAGTTATTCTTCTTTCTCAAATCCAAGTAAATTCCATGGCAATTGTTCGTATGCAAGCTCCTGAGGTGAGAGGGTCGGTATACGAGCCTGGGAATGCTTTAACCAGTAGTTTAGAACAA GTTAAAGTGGGTCAAGTTGTTTATGTAGCTGGTAGTTTGTTTAACCACTCTTGCCGGCCAAACATCCACGCGTATTTTCTTTCACGCACCCTCTATCTACAAGCCACAGAATACATCTTAGCTGGCTCTGAGCTGGAGCTATCTTATGGCCCCCAG GTGGGGCAGTGGGACTTCAAAGACCGTCAACAGCTCTTGGAAGACCGCTACTCATTCACTTGTCAGTGTACTGGTTGCTCAGAGTTGAATGTTTCTGACCTTGTCATCAATGCTTATAGGTGCACTAAACCAAATTGTTTAGGAGTGATCCTGGATAGTACTATTGCTAGATATGAGAAACAAAAATTGAAGCTCCTCCTTGATGCCCCTGCAGTTTACAGTTCCAGCCCGCATAAGCAG ATTGACAGGCTCAAAGGTGCTAATATTAATGAAGTGGCTCGCCGTATTTTTGTATCTGATTATGAGTTGGAACCTCAACATTGCTTGGTTTGTGGATCATATAGAGATCTGGAAGCTTCATGTGCTGCAACTAGTCAAGTTGAGAGTTTTTGTAAGAG ATTGCAAGATGCAATAGCTTCAAATGAAGTCCCAAACAATATTCTTCAAGATGCTTTGAGGTGTACAGATCTTCTCAGAACAATATTGCATCCGTATAACAAGAGAATTGCAGAG GTGGAGGACAATCTTGCTCAGGCATTCTGTTTGGTGGGAGAACTACAAGCTGCACTTGATCACTGTAAAGCATCTATTCAG ATCTTGGAAAAACTCTATGATCCCAACCACATTGCCATTGGAAACGAATTGATCAAGTTTGCTTCCCTTCAGATATTGGTGGGTGATTCTGCTGCTTCCGATAGCATGAGTAGAATTACTGCAATATTTTCGCGATATTATGGGTCGCATGCAGATGACACATATCCATTTTTGCGACATCTTAAAGCTAGCCAAGATGTTGATAAGAGGTTCACATTTCACCCCGTTGTAAGCTCAAAGAACTAA
- the LOC104101520 gene encoding uncharacterized protein isoform X2 → MEKLKSAVPEALKQEIWKSTPTELPSTCSSLLDFFHHLPQFHQMVKDLTDPAMALCCKDQSAALEAKLKGNECFSKGDYPNALLSYSQALRLAPVDIDDMEKNPLAVLYVNRASALQKMGLLLECLRDCSRALRLSPHYAKAWFRRGKANISLGKFEDAIRDLNISLKAEISSSGKRQIEAELNIALDKHKGMGSSGKKPNQNISEVPDEPDQVKLQCLFKTTKGRGMFCVDGVSEASLVHKEDPYAAIILKKCRETHCHFCFNELPADAISCLSCSIPLYCSDQCQLQAGGQKIDRSFRSFKGLEGLPNDLQNYISDVLAGNSTLETGHIAEHRHECLGFHWPLILPSEVVLAGRILVKVIEQKKHASVVSKLIGILDLSHNYPHLSPESKLEMHIYSIILVHCLQHFYTTELPISGIVISKLVILLSQIQVNSMAIVRMQAPEVRGSVYEPGNALTSSLEQVKVGQVVYVAGSLFNHSCRPNIHAYFLSRTLYLQATEYILAGSELELSYGPQVGQWDFKDRQQLLEDRYSFTCQCTGCSELNVSDLVINAYRCTKPNCLGVILDSTIARYEKQKLKLLLDAPAVYSSSPHKQIDRLKGANINEVARRIFVSDYELEPQHCLVCGSYRDLEASCAATSQVESFCKRLQDAIASNEVPNNILQDALRCTDLLRTILHPYNKRIAEVEDNLAQAFCLVGELQAALDHCKASIQILEKLYDPNHIAIGNELIKFASLQILVGDSAASDSMSRITAIFSRYYGSHADDTYPFLRHLKASQDVDKRFTFHPVVSSKN, encoded by the exons ATGGAGAAGCTGAAATCAGCAGTTCCAGAGGCCCTTAAGCAAGAAATATGGAAGAGCACACCCACTGAGCTTCCATCAACATGCTCTTCCCTCCTTGATTTCTTCCATCACTTGCCACAATTTCACCAA ATGGTTAAGGACTTGACGGACCCTGCTATGGCTCTATGTTGCAAGGATCAAAGTGCTGCTTTGGAAGCAAAGCTTAAGGGCAATGAATGCTTCTCCAAAGGAGATTATCCTAATGCATTGCTATCCTATTCCCAG GCATTGCGTCTTGCTCCAGTAGATATTGATGATATGGAGAAAAATCCGTTAGCAGTACTGTATGTAAACCGCGCCTCTGCTTTGCAG AAAATGGGTTTACTTCTGGAGTGTTTGCGAGATTGCAGCAGGGCCCTTAGACTATCTCCACACTATGCAAAG GCATGGTTCCGGAGAGGTAAAGCAAATATTTCCTTGGGGAAGTTTGAGGATGCAATTCGAGATCTGAACATCTCATTAAAGGCAGAAATCTCTTCAAGTGGAAAAAGACAGATTGAAGCAGAACTAAACATTGCACTAGACAAACACAAGGGAATGGGGAGCTCAGGGAAGAAACCCAATCAAAATATTTCAGAAGTTCCTG ATGAGCCAGACCAAGTAAAACTTCAGTGTTTGTTTAAGACAACCAAGGGGAGAGGAATGTTTTGTGTGGATGGCGTTTCTGAAGCCTCCTTAGTTCATAAAGAAGATCCTTATGCTGCG ATTATCTTGAAGAAATGTCGGGAGACTCACTGCCATTTTTGCTTCAATGAACTGCCGGCAGATGCCATTTCATGTTTGTCATGTTCTATACCATTATACTGCAGTGACCAGTGTCAATTACAAGCTGGCGGGCAAAAGATTGATAGGAGTTTTCGAAGTTTTAAGGGTCTTGAGGGCTTACCAAATGATCTGCAGAACTATATTTCAGATGTTCTGGCAGGCAACTCAACTCTAGAGACTGGGCATATTGCTGAGCACAGGCATGAATGTCTAGGTTTTCATTGGCCTTTGATATTACCGTCAGAAGTAGTTTTGGCTGGTAGAATCCTTGTGAAAGTCATTGAGCAAAAGAAACATGCAAGTGTTGTTTCTAAACTTATCGGGATCCTG GATCTTTCTCACAATTATCCACATCTCTCTCCAGAAAGCAAATTAGAGATGCATATCTACTCAATCATTCTAGTGCACTGTCTTCAGCATTTTTATACAACTGAACTGCCCATTAGTGGGATAGTGATTTCAAAG CTAGTTATTCTTCTTTCTCAAATCCAAGTAAATTCCATGGCAATTGTTCGTATGCAAGCTCCTGAGGTGAGAGGGTCGGTATACGAGCCTGGGAATGCTTTAACCAGTAGTTTAGAACAA GTTAAAGTGGGTCAAGTTGTTTATGTAGCTGGTAGTTTGTTTAACCACTCTTGCCGGCCAAACATCCACGCGTATTTTCTTTCACGCACCCTCTATCTACAAGCCACAGAATACATCTTAGCTGGCTCTGAGCTGGAGCTATCTTATGGCCCCCAG GTGGGGCAGTGGGACTTCAAAGACCGTCAACAGCTCTTGGAAGACCGCTACTCATTCACTTGTCAGTGTACTGGTTGCTCAGAGTTGAATGTTTCTGACCTTGTCATCAATGCTTATAGGTGCACTAAACCAAATTGTTTAGGAGTGATCCTGGATAGTACTATTGCTAGATATGAGAAACAAAAATTGAAGCTCCTCCTTGATGCCCCTGCAGTTTACAGTTCCAGCCCGCATAAGCAG ATTGACAGGCTCAAAGGTGCTAATATTAATGAAGTGGCTCGCCGTATTTTTGTATCTGATTATGAGTTGGAACCTCAACATTGCTTGGTTTGTGGATCATATAGAGATCTGGAAGCTTCATGTGCTGCAACTAGTCAAGTTGAGAGTTTTTGTAAGAG ATTGCAAGATGCAATAGCTTCAAATGAAGTCCCAAACAATATTCTTCAAGATGCTTTGAGGTGTACAGATCTTCTCAGAACAATATTGCATCCGTATAACAAGAGAATTGCAGAG GTGGAGGACAATCTTGCTCAGGCATTCTGTTTGGTGGGAGAACTACAAGCTGCACTTGATCACTGTAAAGCATCTATTCAG ATCTTGGAAAAACTCTATGATCCCAACCACATTGCCATTGGAAACGAATTGATCAAGTTTGCTTCCCTTCAGATATTGGTGGGTGATTCTGCTGCTTCCGATAGCATGAGTAGAATTACTGCAATATTTTCGCGATATTATGGGTCGCATGCAGATGACACATATCCATTTTTGCGACATCTTAAAGCTAGCCAAGATGTTGATAAGAGGTTCACATTTCACCCCGTTGTAAGCTCAAAGAACTAA